Proteins from one Gammaproteobacteria bacterium genomic window:
- the gyrA gene encoding DNA gyrase subunit A, with translation MADGHDIEIPAVDINHEVEKSFLEYAMSVIVSRALPDVRDGLKPVQRRIIYSMFESNMGPTTSFRKCSKVVGDVMGNYHPHGNDAIYDALVRMGQDFSSRYPLIDKQGNFGTVDDPPAAMRYTESRLTHLAMKLLEGIRENTVDFTENYSGESSEPVVLPARFPNLLVNGSTGIAVGMATNIPPYNLGEIIDAALFALRNPDAPVEDYLEIVKGPDFPTGGYLVGRRGIHEALTTGRGSVKMRAVTDVQEIRKGRTAIIVSELPYQVSHDRVLEKIAALVHGKKITGIADLRNASSDRVGTRLVIELKKDAIPQVVLNQLFKMTQLQETFGVNAVALVDGVPRTMNIAQMIGYYLDHQMEVVERRTRFRLDEAKRRAHIVEGLLIALDNIDEVIAIIRNSDDTAVARTALIEKFKLSEIQANHILDMQLRRLTALETSKLRDEYATLEETIADLEAILADPARRRSIITEDLEEIKEKFADPRRSHIIPDDGDLSLEDLIADEELVVTVSGNGYLKSVLARTYRSQGRGGRGVQGASLREDDVINHLVHTTAHSYLLFFTNRGKVHRVKAHQIPRKERTAKGVLAQAVLPLEPDERIEAVIDTRDYERSRYLVMVTKMGLVKKTAFRDYDSRNATLVAISLQEGDEVVAVRTTDGEDELLLFTSNGQGIRFSERDLRPMGRATRGVRGIRLRDGDAVISAASSKDGEEVLLITSGGYGKRVKMSEFPIQRRGGIGVKSMKLTRVRGRLIAGRAVATGAEVFAISSDGVVIRINTKTISRQKREARGVKVMNVVPGVEVTAIAPVPVED, from the coding sequence ATGGCGGACGGCCACGACATAGAGATCCCTGCGGTCGACATCAACCACGAGGTTGAGAAATCGTTCCTCGAGTATGCGATGTCGGTCATCGTCTCGCGTGCACTTCCCGACGTGAGAGACGGGCTCAAGCCGGTGCAACGGCGAATCATCTACTCGATGTTCGAATCGAACATGGGACCTACGACCAGTTTCAGGAAGTGTTCGAAAGTCGTTGGTGACGTGATGGGGAACTACCACCCGCATGGCAACGATGCGATCTATGACGCACTCGTGCGGATGGGGCAGGATTTCAGCTCCCGGTATCCACTCATCGACAAGCAGGGAAACTTCGGAACGGTCGACGATCCGCCGGCGGCGATGCGGTACACGGAAAGCCGCCTGACCCATCTCGCCATGAAGCTCCTGGAGGGAATCCGGGAAAACACGGTCGACTTCACGGAGAACTACTCGGGGGAATCCTCCGAACCTGTAGTGCTGCCTGCTCGGTTCCCGAACCTGCTCGTCAACGGATCGACTGGTATCGCCGTAGGTATGGCGACCAACATTCCTCCGTACAACCTGGGGGAGATCATCGACGCAGCGCTGTTCGCTCTCCGAAACCCGGACGCGCCGGTCGAGGACTACCTGGAGATCGTGAAGGGTCCTGATTTCCCGACCGGGGGCTACCTCGTGGGCAGGAGAGGGATTCATGAGGCGCTGACAACAGGTCGGGGATCGGTCAAGATGCGCGCGGTCACCGACGTGCAGGAGATCCGCAAGGGTCGGACGGCGATCATCGTGAGCGAGCTTCCGTACCAGGTATCACACGACAGGGTGCTCGAAAAGATCGCGGCGCTCGTACACGGCAAGAAGATCACCGGCATTGCAGACCTCCGGAACGCGAGCTCGGATCGTGTGGGGACCAGGTTGGTCATCGAGCTGAAGAAGGATGCCATTCCGCAGGTCGTGCTCAACCAACTGTTCAAGATGACACAGCTGCAGGAGACATTTGGCGTCAACGCGGTCGCGCTCGTAGACGGCGTCCCGCGGACGATGAACATCGCACAGATGATCGGGTACTACCTCGACCACCAGATGGAGGTCGTCGAGCGTCGGACGCGCTTCCGTCTCGATGAGGCCAAACGCAGGGCGCACATCGTCGAGGGATTGCTGATAGCGCTGGACAACATCGACGAAGTGATCGCGATCATTCGGAACTCGGATGACACGGCAGTTGCACGGACGGCGTTGATCGAGAAGTTCAAACTGTCGGAAATCCAGGCCAACCACATTCTCGACATGCAGCTGCGCAGGTTGACGGCGCTGGAAACGTCCAAACTCCGTGACGAGTATGCGACGCTGGAGGAGACGATCGCCGACCTCGAGGCCATCCTGGCCGACCCGGCGCGCCGGAGGTCGATCATCACCGAAGACCTCGAAGAGATCAAGGAGAAGTTCGCCGACCCTCGACGAAGCCACATCATTCCCGATGACGGGGACTTGTCGCTGGAGGATCTGATCGCGGACGAGGAATTGGTCGTGACCGTCTCGGGGAACGGGTACCTGAAATCGGTCCTGGCTCGGACGTACCGGTCCCAAGGCCGGGGAGGTCGCGGTGTGCAGGGTGCTTCTCTGCGAGAAGACGACGTGATCAACCATCTCGTGCACACGACGGCGCACTCGTACCTGTTGTTCTTCACCAACCGGGGCAAGGTGCATCGAGTGAAAGCGCACCAGATCCCCAGGAAGGAACGGACGGCCAAGGGAGTGCTCGCACAGGCAGTACTACCTCTGGAGCCGGATGAGCGCATTGAGGCCGTGATCGACACCCGGGACTATGAGAGGTCGCGGTATCTGGTGATGGTGACCAAGATGGGACTCGTCAAGAAGACGGCGTTTCGCGACTATGACTCGAGGAACGCGACGCTCGTGGCAATAAGTCTCCAAGAGGGCGACGAGGTCGTTGCCGTGCGCACGACGGACGGCGAGGACGAGTTACTGCTCTTCACCAGCAACGGTCAAGGAATCCGGTTCTCGGAAAGGGACCTGCGTCCCATGGGGAGGGCTACGAGGGGGGTCCGTGGCATCAGATTGCGCGACGGAGACGCGGTCATTTCCGCAGCGTCGAGCAAGGACGGTGAGGAGGTCCTTCTGATCACATCGGGAGGCTACGGGAAACGTGTGAAGATGAGTGAGTTCCCGATCCAGCGGCGAGGCGGTATCGGAGTCAAGTCGATGAAGCTGACCAGGGTTCGCGGTCGTCTCATCGCGGGCAGAGCCGTGGCTACCGGAGCAGAGGTCTTTGCGATTTCCTCGGACGGTGTCGTGATCCGAATCAACACGAAGACCATCAGCCGCCAGAAGAGAGAGGCCAGGGGCGTAAAGGTCATGAACGTCGTTCCAGGCGTCGAAGTCACGGCGATCGCGCCCGTGCCCGTGGAGGATTGA
- a CDS encoding cell division protein CrgA, with translation MPKSKNRKKKRQSQSHGPARPAPKRKPPSPQWYVITMFALMGLGVLLVVLNYIFVFFGGWGLWVGLAALAGGFFMTTNYR, from the coding sequence ATGCCCAAGTCCAAGAACCGCAAGAAGAAGCGTCAGTCTCAGTCTCACGGTCCTGCACGCCCTGCACCGAAACGCAAGCCTCCGTCGCCTCAGTGGTACGTCATCACCATGTTCGCGCTGATGGGTCTCGGGGTGCTGCTGGTGGTGCTCAACTACATCTTCGTGTTCTTCGGTGGGTGGGGCCTCTGGGTCGGCCTGGCGGCTCTCGCCGGCGGGTTCTTCATGACCACCAACTACCGCTGA
- a CDS encoding acetyl-CoA C-acyltransferase has product MRRAVIVDAVRTPAGRRDGYLREWHPADLAGHVLYALVKRTGLDPAIVDDVIMGCVSQTGEQAFNIGRNALLAAGFPESVPGVTIDRQCGSSQQAAHFGAQGIMAGVYDVVIAAGVESMTRIPMGVTASQGPGYPFGTKVTERYELVPQGLSAEMIADEWDLSRERLDEISLASQRRAAQATDEGRFKSEIVPTPGPDGVPVTVDEGIRRDTSAERLAALRPAFKPDGKVTAGNSSQISDGAAAVLIMSEDKAHELGMQPLARFVDFAVVGVDPVTMLKGPIPATKKVLDRAGLTLDQIDRFEINEAFASVIGAWLIEMDEDPDALWKRTNVNGGAIALGHPLGCSGAKLMTTLVHELRRSGSRYGLQAMCEGGGMANATIVERIE; this is encoded by the coding sequence ATGCGCCGCGCCGTGATCGTTGATGCCGTTCGAACCCCTGCGGGCAGGAGAGATGGGTACCTGAGGGAGTGGCATCCAGCCGACCTCGCAGGGCACGTTCTCTACGCGTTGGTCAAACGTACCGGGCTCGACCCTGCGATCGTCGACGATGTGATCATGGGGTGCGTATCCCAGACCGGTGAGCAGGCGTTCAACATCGGCCGGAACGCTCTCCTTGCCGCAGGATTCCCGGAAAGCGTGCCGGGCGTGACCATCGACCGGCAGTGCGGCTCCAGCCAACAGGCAGCACACTTTGGGGCCCAAGGCATCATGGCGGGCGTCTATGACGTGGTGATCGCCGCCGGGGTGGAATCGATGACGAGAATCCCCATGGGCGTCACCGCTTCGCAAGGTCCCGGATACCCGTTCGGCACGAAGGTCACAGAACGGTATGAGCTGGTTCCGCAGGGTCTGTCGGCCGAGATGATCGCCGACGAGTGGGACCTGAGCCGTGAACGGCTCGATGAGATCTCCCTCGCATCCCAACGTCGGGCTGCCCAGGCCACGGACGAAGGCCGTTTCAAATCGGAGATCGTTCCAACGCCCGGGCCCGACGGAGTCCCGGTGACCGTCGATGAGGGGATTCGTCGCGACACGTCCGCGGAGAGGCTGGCGGCACTTCGGCCGGCTTTCAAGCCGGATGGAAAGGTCACGGCGGGGAACTCGTCCCAGATCTCGGACGGGGCGGCCGCCGTCCTGATCATGAGTGAAGACAAGGCGCACGAACTCGGCATGCAGCCGCTGGCACGCTTCGTCGATTTCGCCGTCGTGGGTGTGGACCCGGTGACGATGCTCAAAGGACCCATTCCGGCCACAAAGAAAGTTCTGGATCGTGCAGGCCTCACCCTCGATCAGATCGATCGCTTCGAGATCAACGAAGCGTTCGCTTCGGTGATCGGGGCATGGCTCATCGAGATGGATGAAGATCCCGACGCCCTGTGGAAGCGGACCAACGTCAATGGGGGAGCGATTGCACTGGGGCATCCTCTTGGATGTTCGGGGGCCAAACTCATGACGACACTGGTGCACGAGCTCCGGCGCTCGGGGTCCCGCTACGGGCTCCAGGCGATGTGTGAGGGCGGCGGGATGGCCAATGCAACGATCGTGGAGCGGATCGAGTAG
- a CDS encoding methyltransferase domain-containing protein, whose translation MSREIWNARYAERELIWSAEPNELLVTRTERLAPGRALDIGAGEGRNALWLAERGWQVTAVDFSDVAIAKGREAAHHRGVEVEWIIADLQTYVPTERSFDLVIEFYIHIPEPWRPQIWRRAADAVAEGGTLLIVGHDVSNLEGGHGGPQNPAALFAPQDVVGAIEGLDVLEAEQVVRDVDGQIAIDALVLARRGVNRL comes from the coding sequence ATGAGCCGTGAAATCTGGAATGCCCGATACGCCGAGCGAGAGCTGATCTGGAGCGCCGAACCAAATGAGCTCCTCGTTACGAGAACAGAGCGTCTCGCTCCCGGCCGTGCGCTGGACATCGGCGCTGGTGAAGGACGCAACGCGTTGTGGCTTGCCGAACGAGGATGGCAGGTGACTGCCGTCGATTTCTCCGACGTGGCGATCGCCAAAGGGAGAGAGGCCGCCCATCATCGTGGGGTGGAAGTGGAGTGGATCATCGCCGATCTACAGACCTATGTCCCGACGGAACGGAGTTTTGATCTCGTCATCGAGTTCTACATTCACATCCCGGAGCCGTGGCGGCCGCAGATCTGGCGCCGGGCTGCAGATGCGGTCGCAGAGGGTGGAACCCTGCTGATCGTCGGGCACGATGTCTCCAACCTGGAGGGAGGGCATGGCGGTCCGCAAAACCCGGCTGCATTGTTTGCTCCGCAGGATGTGGTGGGTGCCATCGAGGGTCTGGACGTGCTCGAGGCCGAGCAGGTGGTACGTGATGTCGATGGTCAGATCGCCATCGACGCTCTCGTGCTGGCCCGACGAGGGGTGAACCGTCTTTGA
- a CDS encoding A/G-specific adenine glycosylase — protein MLQQTQASRVAEAYLRFLDRFPNPASAARARAAEILAMWSGLGYNTRALRLREAARSIESDGWPTTAKTLQSLPGVGPYTAAAVACFAFGEQVPTVDTNLRRVLSRWVGRPLDGAELADVAAGVLAAGAAVDWNQAVMDLGAALCRPRRPACGSCPVASWCTGPDVYASPRPQGRFDGSIRQARGAILRSLIHGDRIHRSDLIKSLPAALLEEAITDLIHDGIVAEEGGYVSLVD, from the coding sequence ATGCTCCAGCAGACCCAGGCCTCTCGAGTGGCCGAAGCGTACCTTCGGTTCCTGGACCGTTTCCCCAACCCCGCATCGGCCGCGCGAGCCCGTGCAGCGGAAATCCTCGCCATGTGGTCGGGCCTCGGCTACAACACTCGCGCCCTTCGGCTGCGCGAGGCGGCGCGCAGCATCGAGTCCGATGGATGGCCGACCACCGCCAAGACGCTGCAATCGCTGCCCGGTGTCGGTCCTTATACGGCCGCCGCCGTTGCCTGTTTCGCATTCGGGGAGCAGGTACCCACAGTCGATACGAACCTGCGCCGTGTACTCAGCAGGTGGGTCGGACGGCCACTCGACGGCGCAGAACTTGCCGACGTCGCCGCCGGCGTTCTCGCCGCCGGGGCGGCAGTCGACTGGAACCAGGCAGTCATGGATCTGGGCGCCGCGCTTTGTCGCCCGCGTCGCCCCGCCTGTGGCTCCTGTCCAGTGGCTTCGTGGTGCACCGGACCCGATGTCTACGCCTCCCCAAGGCCACAGGGTCGATTCGATGGATCGATTCGACAGGCCCGGGGAGCAATCTTGCGATCCCTCATCCACGGCGATCGTATCCACCGATCGGACCTGATCAAGAGCCTTCCCGCCGCCCTCCTCGAGGAGGCAATCACCGATCTGATCCACGATGGCATCGTCGCCGAGGAAGGCGGCTACGTCTCGCTCGTCGACTGA